One genomic segment of Danio rerio strain Tuebingen ecotype United States chromosome 11, GRCz12tu, whole genome shotgun sequence includes these proteins:
- the LOC137487325 gene encoding E3 ubiquitin-protein ligase RBBP6-like isoform X1, whose translation MSCVHYRFQSRLTYDSLQFEGLNITAGELKRQIMRRERLKFCQLKISKAQTDEEYTDDDALIPKNTSVIIRRVPAAGLKSSNRRFVGHQAGPSAKSSQTGDSSLLSLEQLLKTENLAEAKASEEDKLKAVMYQSSLCYYSSSEAMTLLGLLPPNYVCFHCGIPGHHIRHCPSKGGSSSAPHKRIRRSTGIPRSFLLEVDDPNRKGVMMDGSGKYVIPIIDAEAYAAGKKKRPSFCQTKPLPSSTSASAASSVQDARGKRSRSPSPPETHNDQKRPRH comes from the exons atgtcttgtgttcattaCAGGtttcagagtcgactcacctacgactcgctccagtttgagggCCTCAACATCACTGCGggagagctgaagcggcagatcatgaggcgcgagaggctgaagttctgccagctgaagatcagcaaagcCCAAACTGATGAAG aatacacagatgatgatgctctcatccctaaaaacacatcggtcatcatcagacgggtcCCTGCTGCTGGACTGAAGTCCtccaacagaagatttgttgg acatcaagctggaccatCTGCAAAATCTTCTCAAACAGGTGattcttcactcctctcactggagcagctgttgaag actgagaatctggctgaggcaaaggcatcagaggaggacaagctaaaagcggtgatgtaccagtccagtctgtgctactactccagcag TGAGGCCATGACACTGCTTGGGCTTCTTCCACCCAACTATGTCTGCTTTCACTGTGGGATCccaggacaccacattaggcactgcccctctAAAGGG ggcagcagctctgctccgcacaagcgcatccggaggagcacagggattccccgcagcttcctgttggaggtggacgacccaaaccgaaagggagtcatgatggaCGGCAGCGGcaaatacgtcattcccatcatagacgc tgaggcctatgctgctgggAAGAAAAAGAGGCCTTCCTTCTGCCAGACCAAGCCACTGCCCTCCTCTACCTCAGCTAGTGCAGCATCTTCAGTCCAGGACGCCAGAGGGAAACGTTCCCGCTCCCCATCTCCACCAGAGACGCACaacgaccagaagagaccacgtcactGA
- the LOC110440117 gene encoding E3 ubiquitin-protein ligase RBBP6-like isoform X2 produces MSCVHYRFQSRLTYDSLQFEGLNITVGELKRQIMRRERLKFCQLKISKAQTDEEYTDDDALIPKNMSVIIRRVPAAGLKSSNRRFVGHQAGPSAKSSQTGDSSLLSLEQLLKTENLAEAKASEEDKLKAVMYQSSLCYYSSRAAALLHTSASGGAQGFPAASCWRWTTQTERE; encoded by the exons atgtcttgtgttcattaCAGGtttcagagtcgactcacctacgactcgctccagtttgagggCCTCAACATCACTGTGggagagctgaagcggcagatcatgaggcgcgagaggctgaagttctgccagctgaagatcagcaaagcCCAAACTGATGAAG aatacacagatgatgatgctctcatccccaaAAACatgtcggtcatcatcagacgggtcCCTGCTGCTGGACTGAAGTCCtccaacagaagatttgttgg acatcaagctggaccatCAGCTAAATCTTCTCAAACAGGTGattcttcactcctctcactggagcagctgttgaag actgagaatctggctgaggcaaaggcatcagaggaggacaagctaaaagcggtgatgtaccagtccagtctgtgctactactccagcag ggcagcagctctgctccacacaagcgcatccggaggagcacagggattccccgcagcttcctgttggaggtggacgacccaaacCGAAAGGGAGTAA
- the si:dkey-27d5.14 gene encoding E3 ubiquitin-protein ligase RBBP6-like isoform X1, translating to MSCVHYRFQSRLTYDSLQFEGLNITVGELKRQIMRRERLKFCQLNISKAQTDEEYTDDDALIPKNTSVIIRRVPAAGLKSSNRRFVGHQAGPSAKSSQTGDSSLLSLEQLLKTENLAEAKASEEDKLKAVMYQSSLCYYSSSEAMTLLGLLPPNYVCFHCGIPGHHIRHCPSKGGSSSAPHKRIRRSTGIPRSFLLEVDDPNRKGVMMDGSGKYVIPIIDAEAYAAEKKKRPSFCQTKPLPSSSSAGAASSVQDARGKRSRSPSPPETHGDQKRPRH from the exons atgtcttgtgttcattaCAGGtttcagagtcgactcacctacgactcgctccagtttgagggCCTCAACATCACTGTGggagagctgaagcggcagatcatgaggcgcgagaggctgaagttctgccagctgaataTCAGCAAAGCCCAAACTGATGAAG aatacacagatgatgatgctctcatccccaaAAACAcatcggtcatcatcagacgggtcCCTGCGGCTGGACTGAAGTCCtccaacagaagatttgttgg acatcaagctggaccatCAGCTAAATCTTCTCAAACAGGTGattcttcactcctctcactggagcagctgttgaag actgagaatctggctgaggcaaaggcatcagaggaggacaagctaaaagcggtgatgtaccagtccagtctgtgctactactccagcag TGAGGCCATGACACTGCTTGGGCTTCTTCCACCCAACTATGTCTGCTTTCACTGTGGGATCccaggacaccacattaggcactgcccctctAAAGGG ggcagcagctctgctccgcacaagcgcatccggaggagcacagggattccccgcagcttcctgttggaggtggacgacccaaaccgaaagggagtcatgatggaCGGCAGCGGcaaatacgtcattcccatcatagacgc tgaggcctatgctgctgagaagaaaaAGAGGCCTTCCTTCTGCCAGACCAAGCCgctgccctcctcttcctcagctGGTGCAGCATCTTCAGTCCAGGACGCCAGAGGGAAACGTTCCCGCTCCCCATCTCCACCAGAGACGcacggcgaccagaagagaccacgtcactGA
- the si:dkey-27d5.14 gene encoding E3 ubiquitin-protein ligase RBBP6-like isoform X2, translating into MSCVHYRFQSRLTYDSLQFEGLNITVGELKRQIMRRERLKFCQLNISKAQTDEEYTDDDALIPKNTSVIIRRVPAAGLKSSNRRFVGHQAGPSAKSSQTGDSSLLSLEQLLKTENLAEAKASEEDKLKAVMYQSSLCYYSSRAAALLRTSASGGAQGFPAASCWRWTTQTERES; encoded by the exons atgtcttgtgttcattaCAGGtttcagagtcgactcacctacgactcgctccagtttgagggCCTCAACATCACTGTGggagagctgaagcggcagatcatgaggcgcgagaggctgaagttctgccagctgaataTCAGCAAAGCCCAAACTGATGAAG aatacacagatgatgatgctctcatccccaaAAACAcatcggtcatcatcagacgggtcCCTGCGGCTGGACTGAAGTCCtccaacagaagatttgttgg acatcaagctggaccatCAGCTAAATCTTCTCAAACAGGTGattcttcactcctctcactggagcagctgttgaag actgagaatctggctgaggcaaaggcatcagaggaggacaagctaaaagcggtgatgtaccagtccagtctgtgctactactccagcag ggcagcagctctgctccgcacaagcgcatccggaggagcacagggattccccgcagcttcctgttggaggtggacgacccaaaccgaaagggagtcatga
- the LOC110440117 gene encoding E3 ubiquitin-protein ligase RBBP6-like isoform X3 gives MRRERLKFCQLKISKAQTDEEYTDDDALIPKNMSVIIRRVPAAGLKSSNRRFVGHQAGPSAKSSQTGDSSLLSLEQLLKTENLAEAKASEEDKLKAVMYQSSLCYYSSRAAALLHTSASGGAQGFPAASCWRWTTQTERE, from the exons atgaggcgcgagaggctgaagttctgccagctgaagatcagcaaagcCCAAACTGATGAAG aatacacagatgatgatgctctcatccccaaAAACatgtcggtcatcatcagacgggtcCCTGCTGCTGGACTGAAGTCCtccaacagaagatttgttgg acatcaagctggaccatCAGCTAAATCTTCTCAAACAGGTGattcttcactcctctcactggagcagctgttgaag actgagaatctggctgaggcaaaggcatcagaggaggacaagctaaaagcggtgatgtaccagtccagtctgtgctactactccagcag ggcagcagctctgctccacacaagcgcatccggaggagcacagggattccccgcagcttcctgttggaggtggacgacccaaacCGAAAGGGAGTAA
- the LOC137487325 gene encoding E3 ubiquitin-protein ligase RBBP6-like isoform X2 produces MSCVHYRFQSRLTYDSLQFEGLNITAGELKRQIMRRERLKFCQLKISKAQTDEEYTDDDALIPKNTSVIIRRVPAAGLKSSNRRFVGHQAGPSAKSSQTGDSSLLSLEQLLKTENLAEAKASEEDKLKAVMYQSSLCYYSSRAAALLRTSASGGAQGFPAASCWRWTTQTERES; encoded by the exons atgtcttgtgttcattaCAGGtttcagagtcgactcacctacgactcgctccagtttgagggCCTCAACATCACTGCGggagagctgaagcggcagatcatgaggcgcgagaggctgaagttctgccagctgaagatcagcaaagcCCAAACTGATGAAG aatacacagatgatgatgctctcatccctaaaaacacatcggtcatcatcagacgggtcCCTGCTGCTGGACTGAAGTCCtccaacagaagatttgttgg acatcaagctggaccatCTGCAAAATCTTCTCAAACAGGTGattcttcactcctctcactggagcagctgttgaag actgagaatctggctgaggcaaaggcatcagaggaggacaagctaaaagcggtgatgtaccagtccagtctgtgctactactccagcag ggcagcagctctgctccgcacaagcgcatccggaggagcacagggattccccgcagcttcctgttggaggtggacgacccaaaccgaaagggagtcatga
- the LOC110440117 gene encoding E3 ubiquitin-protein ligase RBBP6-like isoform X1, which produces MSCVHYRFQSRLTYDSLQFEGLNITVGELKRQIMRRERLKFCQLKISKAQTDEEYTDDDALIPKNMSVIIRRVPAAGLKSSNRRFVGHQAGPSAKSSQTGDSSLLSLEQLLKTENLAEAKASEEDKLKAVMYQSSLCYYSSSEAMTLLGLLPPNYVCFHCGIPGHHIRHCPSKGGSSSAPHKRIRRSTGIPRSFLLEVDDPNRKGVMMDGSGKYVIPIIDAEAYAAEKKKRPSFSCQTKPLSSSSSAGAASSVQDARGKRSRSPSPPETHNDQKRPRH; this is translated from the exons atgtcttgtgttcattaCAGGtttcagagtcgactcacctacgactcgctccagtttgagggCCTCAACATCACTGTGggagagctgaagcggcagatcatgaggcgcgagaggctgaagttctgccagctgaagatcagcaaagcCCAAACTGATGAAG aatacacagatgatgatgctctcatccccaaAAACatgtcggtcatcatcagacgggtcCCTGCTGCTGGACTGAAGTCCtccaacagaagatttgttgg acatcaagctggaccatCAGCTAAATCTTCTCAAACAGGTGattcttcactcctctcactggagcagctgttgaag actgagaatctggctgaggcaaaggcatcagaggaggacaagctaaaagcggtgatgtaccagtccagtctgtgctactactccagcag TGAGGCCATGACACTGCTTGGGCTTCTTCCACCCAACTATGTCTGCTTTCACTGTGGGATCccaggacaccacattaggcactgcccctctAAAGGG ggcagcagctctgctccacacaagcgcatccggaggagcacagggattccccgcagcttcctgttggaggtggacgacccaaacCGAAAGGGAGTAATGATGGACGGCAGCGGcaaatacgtcattcccatcatagacgc tgaggcctatgctgctgagaagaaaaagaggccgtccttctcctgccagaccaagCCGCtgtcctcctcttcctcagctgGTGCAGCATCTTCAGTCCAGGACGCCAGAGGGAAACGTTCCCGCTCCCCATCTCCACCAGAGACGCACaacgaccagaagagaccacgtcactGA